In the genome of Candidatus Cloacimonadota bacterium, one region contains:
- a CDS encoding bifunctional UDP-sugar hydrolase/5'-nucleotidase, whose protein sequence is MKKVFLILIIFLIIYSILFCDDIKLNIIFTNDIHGGIDAVPATFLNPDFPPPFGGGAASATYINRIRKNAKENGEEFLLIDAGDFFQGHPIGTMTNGTAIIKYMNMVHYDAMTIGNHEFDAGYEELKKTLSLAKFPIVCANIVLKETGAIIPEAVPYIIKEFDGIKIGIIGICTEETPMMSFPEHIKGLKFLSVSKTVEKYKKIVKQKGADIIIVLGHLGIPYDVESAYQHDIVEGHINDPNRRWPDNAMHLAHKVPGIDIIFAGHIHKGYKKPWEEPDNHTLIFQNYAYGSNLGHIIITVDEVSETISGYELPAYLDGDLISMASEEILPDPIVKKTIDSLQAIAEKGMDEYIGEATIHLTKEGASQSLIGNTVMDAMREETNADFAFLNLGGVRDNITKGPVTYRDVFKVLPFESRIVTMDISGAKLKEILEFRVSGSRHGIRISGGKVVNNRNYPNFERITNLEINGKTWSPDSIYTVATTDFLMQGNAGLTLLTKIPENQITYYNIVIRDALANYFRTHKKVAAKIDDRWIRDDNSVHSPVIKKFNNFNKK, encoded by the coding sequence ATGAAAAAAGTATTTCTAATATTAATAATTTTTTTAATCATTTATTCCATTCTTTTTTGTGATGACATCAAGCTTAACATTATTTTCACAAACGATATTCACGGCGGTATTGACGCAGTTCCTGCCACCTTTTTAAATCCTGATTTCCCACCCCCATTTGGAGGGGGAGCAGCATCTGCCACATATATAAACCGCATTCGCAAAAACGCAAAAGAAAATGGTGAAGAATTTCTTCTGATTGATGCTGGTGATTTCTTTCAAGGGCACCCTATCGGAACAATGACAAATGGCACAGCAATTATTAAATATATGAACATGGTTCACTACGATGCGATGACTATTGGAAATCACGAATTTGATGCAGGATATGAAGAATTAAAGAAAACTCTTTCATTGGCAAAATTTCCTATTGTTTGTGCAAATATTGTCTTAAAAGAAACAGGTGCGATAATTCCCGAAGCAGTTCCTTATATTATTAAAGAATTTGACGGCATCAAAATTGGAATTATCGGTATCTGCACTGAAGAAACTCCCATGATGAGTTTCCCTGAACACATTAAAGGACTTAAATTTTTATCAGTTTCAAAAACCGTGGAAAAATACAAAAAAATTGTAAAACAAAAGGGTGCCGATATCATTATTGTCCTTGGACATCTTGGAATTCCCTATGATGTGGAATCTGCTTATCAGCACGATATTGTTGAAGGGCATATTAATGATCCGAATAGACGCTGGCCGGACAACGCAATGCACCTTGCTCATAAAGTTCCGGGCATTGATATTATTTTTGCCGGACATATTCACAAGGGATACAAGAAGCCGTGGGAAGAACCGGATAATCATACTCTCATTTTCCAGAATTATGCCTATGGTTCGAATCTCGGTCACATAATTATAACCGTTGATGAAGTCTCAGAAACCATATCAGGCTATGAACTCCCGGCTTATCTTGATGGGGATTTAATATCTATGGCCAGTGAAGAGATATTGCCCGATCCGATTGTAAAAAAAACCATTGATTCACTTCAGGCTATTGCAGAAAAGGGAATGGATGAATATATCGGAGAAGCAACAATTCACCTTACAAAAGAGGGTGCTTCCCAAAGTCTAATCGGAAATACCGTTATGGATGCGATGCGTGAGGAAACAAATGCGGATTTTGCCTTTTTGAATCTCGGAGGTGTTCGAGATAACATTACAAAAGGACCTGTTACATATCGTGATGTTTTTAAGGTTTTACCCTTCGAAAGCCGAATCGTAACAATGGATATTTCCGGTGCCAAATTAAAGGAAATACTCGAATTCCGAGTTTCAGGTTCCAGACACGGCATACGAATCTCTGGTGGAAAAGTTGTAAACAACCGTAATTATCCTAACTTTGAACGAATTACCAATCTTGAAATCAATGGAAAAACGTGGAGTCCCGATAGCATTTATACTGTTGCTACCACAGATTTTCTGATGCAGGGGAATGCCGGTTTGACCTTACTAACCAAAATTCCCGAAAACCAGATCACATATTACAATATCGTCATTCGCGATGCACTCGCCAATTATTTCCGAACCCATAAAAAGGTGGCTGCAAAAATTGATGACCGTTGGATTAGGGATGATAATTCCGTTCATTCCCCAGTTATCAAAAAGTTTAA